One Pocillopora verrucosa isolate sample1 chromosome 10, ASM3666991v2, whole genome shotgun sequence genomic window carries:
- the LOC131793442 gene encoding alpha-1A adrenergic receptor-like, whose translation MPFDLELIISFQRWIHGEIMCNVWTTTYLMAVPTSILSLLALTVYRYRLLQEPLDIYKASPLMTRRRASIVVCCLWVYSMLFSLAPVFGWKRLPRSVNYEYCYFNLSLTYSVLSSMINFVIPVIIASFLNCRMFCVAIKRAHPPKTGRRAGKTKHMTRLKEKRGNVSVAKPESIENPARLGTVQESSNSPTSEQQPVESMRSRHEAILIRKLQQRNIRAARTTFLIVFSFVVCWLPHSFLSITYILCRKCAIDIAKHPELLTFFLMLGYLNSAINPVLYSFRSSEFKKAVKGFIRRRRPFQGVQIRPENTRAVERRATTL comes from the coding sequence ATGCCGTTTGACTTGGAGCTGATCATTTCATTCCAGCGCTGGATACATGGTGAAATCATGTGCAACGTATGGACTACAACATACTTAATGGCTGTACCCACGTCCATTCTAAGCTTGTTGGCTTTGACAGTTTATCGATACCGATTGCTGCAAGAACCCCTGGACATCTACAAGGCATCGCCGCTGATGACTCGTAGGCGCGCCTCTATAGTCGTTTGCTGTTTATGGGTATACTCCATGCTCTTTTCACTCGCCCCAGTCTTTGGCTGGAAACGGCTTCCAAGAAGTGTTAATTATGAATACTGTTATTTCAACCTCTCTTTAACTTATTCAGTCTTAAGTTCGATGATAAATTTTGTGATACCAGTTATAATCGCTTCCTTCCTGAACTGCAGAATGTTCTGCGTCGCAATCAAGCGGGCGCATCCTCCAAAAACTGGCCGCCGAGCTGGAAAAACTAAACACATGACTagattgaaagaaaagagagggAATGTTTCAGTAGCTAAACCAGAAAGTATTGAAAACCCAGCAAGGCTTGGTACAGTCCAAGAGAGCTCCAATTCACCTACCTCAGAACAACAACCTGTCGAATCTATGCGATCGCGACATGAAGCCATCCTCATCAGGAAATTACAACAACGGAACATTCGCGCAGCCAGGACAACATTTCTGATCGTTTTCTCGTTCGTGGTCTGTTGGTTGCCTCACTCATTTCTGAGCATCACGTACATTCTGTGTCGGAAATGTGCTATCGATATCGCAAAGCATCCTGAATTGCTTACCTTCTTTCTTATGTTGGGTTATCTTAACTCAGCCATTAACCCTGTTTTGTACAGCTTTCGGAGTTCTGAATTTAAGAAGGCAGTTAAGGGTTTCATTAGAAGAAGGCGCCCCTTTCAAGGTGTGCAAATCCGACCAGAGAACACTCGCGCTGTGGAAAGGCGTGCTACAACTCTATAG